A region of the Vigna unguiculata cultivar IT97K-499-35 chromosome 9, ASM411807v1, whole genome shotgun sequence genome:
CCGCTACCGCAACACTCCACTTCCAACTCCTCATTTTCGTCTTCATCATAATAGCACAATCCAATCGATCACGTCTTTCACTTCTCCACCCACGATGCCCCTCCAGCCATTACTCTGCGGTTCAAAAGTCGCATCTCAATCCACACTTTTCGCTTCGGCGTTTTCCGCCAGAAACAACGCCGGCCGCTGTTCGTTCACCGGAAATTCGTCAGTCCGTGGCGTGAGGTACTCCGCTTTCAATTCTGCATCCACTGGTTGTAACTAGCAAGAACATTAGGTTATTACTGAGCGCAAGTGTTTTCGAGAATTGTCATTTGGTTTTATTGTTAGGCCGGTGAGGTTTATGAAGCAAGCATCGGGAAGCATAACGAGCGATGAACATGGAGTTTTTAGCGAGGTACGTTATTGTAATGCATTCTTTAAGTTCTTGGAGTGGTTTCTCATagtcattttaaattttgattgaaaattttGGCATAGGTTAGACAATGGATCGTTCCAAACACAGGACACCTAATGCTTATGGCGGTCGTGCTCAAGAAGGGGTTCTTGAGGTATTTATGTCATTACATGCGTCATTGGCCTTGAGATGAAAACTTTTATTTCGTACAATAAATATCAGAGAGCGTGATTGTAGCACAGCTGGAATTTGTAATGCAACTTGGTATTTAATGTATGGGTTTGTTTAGAGAAATTTCTTTATAAGCTTTCTATGGAAAAATAAAACGATTTTCTCCCAAAGCTAAAATATTGGATAGAAGTTCGGatgattttgaaattattcGTAAGCTATTTTATGTttccttattattttcttctcctATAAATAAATGGCTACGAAAaagtttatccaaacaaaatttgTCTATAATCTAtcaatttgatataaaaaagagcaaggttCACGGATAGGAAgcctttttaaattttgatgttCGTCTCATTACTTCTAGATGACATTAAAAGTTCACATTTTAATTGTTGAAGCAAATAAAGTTGGATGAAATTGATGTAAATTTGCATAGGTTTAGTAGTCAGTCTAAATGGCGCACTTCAACTATGATAAGTGCCACCTTGCATATCCACTTTTGAAGGGCATCAATATATGTATCAATTCCAGGAAGAATCCTCCAAAGTGATAGAGAGCAGACCATCATGGAAAACTTTCCCAGGCAAGGCATTTCCATTGGGTGTATCAGAAGTTGACAGTGGCatcaatttttctattttttctcgACATGCAACTGCTGTCACTCTTTGTTTGGTCCTTCCTGAGaggtaaaattaaatattctttatgtaagatgagatttgttcaaattttaaaatatttcatatacttgagtatatatttaaaaaatgtgttttgtttaatttttattttagctaCACTTAAGCATTCTTGTCATGATTATTTAGTTTCTAGCATTGACTATTTTTCATGTTCCGTATATACTTCCTCAAAACTGTAAACTGTAATACATGACGCAAGAGCTTTATTAATAAAGATTCAACGTCTCATTCATTTTGAGATCAATTTTGAAAGCTTAAAGCATTTCGGCTCAAGATATTGATGTGTGTCACAAACAGTTTCACATGGTTATTGTTacatcttaaataaaaaataaactttggATATTGTTCATACTATGCACTAtcagttgtttttttattgtagCTTTGGTTTATAGGTGTTAAGGTTATATATCTACTATAACTATTCATTGACCCTAATGTACTAACTTAGGCTTTTAGGTAGTCCTTATTGACAAAATGGCCTTCAGTTCAATCTTTCTTGTCCTCGGTCAATTAAAGATTTAGCTCCATCTTGTTGTATAAATCCATTTTTTGAggattttcttttccattaagGTCCTGATAAAATTTGGCGGAGGGTGCAGACTGCTAAATCTTTCTAATATTTGGAGTTCTCTTCTGTGGCAagattatatgttttttctttgggTGGGGGTGAGGGGGATTGGATGAGGTGCAAACATAAATGTTCTTTGTCTTGGTAAGATATATTTTCTTGACTGCAATATTGCCTGAATTATCAAGCCATTAAACTTTATGCTTTGACTCTAGttcttaaaaaaagttaaatatagcCACAAAATTTATTGGCTCCCTTTTTGTTTTGcgcacttttttctttttttttgtagggGAAGTATAGACACATTGAGTGGTGGCATGATAGAAATGGTATTGGATCCTGGTTTGAACAGAACTGGGGACATTTGGCACATTTATATTGAGGTATATGCTATTCGACTACCTGGACTTTGGCCTTGCCTTGGTCGTGTGCTGAAATTGTTGTTTTAGATTCTGTAACACCTTCAAAAATACAATAGCTACACAATTACCGAATAGCTGTCcaaattgtttaaataaataatactgtTCTTCATATTTGAgcataaaattttgtatttatatgtaATACCTTCGTTAATTTTTGCAGAAATGTTGGGTTGAGGAGATAAAAATCAACTTTATTGTTGTACCtgcatttttctaaaatatattgtcAGTGTGGTGGGAATTGTTTGGGGCATGTATGTTTAGATAATCACGTCGGATTCCCACATGATTTACTTTACTGTGGAATGGTGATGTAGattgttaaaagttttaaatgtaattggactatatgttttaaatttgttgatgtTATACCATGATGACTGTGTAGATGAAAACATCTATTAAATTTCGTGTAAGCTTTTCACTTACTTTCTCCTAATTTTTATATTGGAATACGTATGTGtagaataattttctttaagGAGAATACCCTGTTGAAAGAGGAAAACACCTGTCAACATTTTCTTTCATTGTTAAGGATTTCCTCTCCTTTGTTATAATTTTCTATTGTCATGTCTAATAAAGATTCTGTTCCTAGTAAACGCCATGTCAAAATACTCATAGGAAacttaattgattttttgtGTCTCACTTAACTTGGTTGATCTTGAACTTATGTAGTCATTATGAAATATTGATTGATATTTCTTCATGCAATTGGGCAAACTTCCTggttgaatttttctttttttattgtaaattaatCTTGTTATAATAACATCTAAATGATTCATGTTGGATcagtttttgaaatattttcatgGTTTCATATACTAATAGGGTTAAATAATGTACTTATCTGTCATAGATAAATCTACATCAAACTTTTCTTATTTAACCTTGTACAAATTTTAGATAACGCCATCACTTTTTTCAATGCTAAGTACTGGAACCAATTGAGATACAAAACCCAATGGCTTTACATAAGAGTTGCACACTTGTACTGGAGAATAATAAACTTTTCTATCActttatctattttctttattttcttttgacgTGACCTAGTTCTATCAGAAGTCGACTAAAATAAGCATTCAAGTATATGTACAACCTTTAATGGCAGGATCTTCCTCGAAGCAATGTTCTATACGGATATCGCATAGATGGACCTCAAGACTGGGGTGAGGGGCATCGATTTGACAGCAGTGTTGTGCTTGTTGATCCTTATGCAAAACTAGTTGAAGGCCGAAGGTATTTTGGGGATATTAGCATGAAGTTGTCTAAGTTTCTTGGCACATATGATTTTGACAGCTTGCCTTTTGATTGGGGAGAAAATTACAAGCCTCCAAATATTTCTGAGGTATTTTCCCAGCACAAATGCCTGCCATTTCTTGTAAGCGATATTCATCACAACATTTTTGCTAGATCAAGGCTTTGTACAAGCTGATTTCTGCATAATTATGTCTATAGCTAGCATTCTACCTCTGCTTTGTGTGCTATTAGACTATGTATGCTCTTCATTTTGACTGAGAATATATTTCTGGTTGAATGAAGTCTAATGCTTGCTtccattttcattatttttgttgctGCTAATGCAGAAGGATCTTGTTATATATGAGATGAATGTCCGTGCATTTACAAATGATGAATCTAGTGGTTTGGATAGCAGCATTCGTGGTAGCTATCTCGGTGTGATTGAAAAggtaatatttgtattataattaagaaaaatatgaagCATCACTATAAATTTTTGAAAGCTATATTTCCTTGGGAAGTGTTTgtccaaaatgtatcaaactaTAGCAGTTTTGAACCTAATGAAATCCTTGCGTCATGAAACGGAGTGAAGCAAGCTTTCCTTTGCCTCAAACGGAAGTTTagtgttaaaatataaacaGCTGAGTAAAAGATGTTTTACTGACAAAGTGAGGATTTGAATATTGGAATAACATTGACTTTTTGCTAAAGTTGATGTAAAGGTATCTCCTTCTCCCACCTCAAGATTGATGTGTTTTAGTTAGAAGAGTCTAAAAAAAGTAAGAAGGTTCCAATCTTTTTAATCATACTTTGTCAGGGACATATAACTGAATTCAAATCCAAAGGATAGAATACTGTCCAAGGAGAGCTAAGCTATATTGGGCCTTTTGAAAATTTCTTTGATATGTCATATAAGAATACATGCCACAACAAATCTTTACTCACGGAAAATTTattctctttctttatttaaacttaatttatttcttgTCTTGTAGATTCCACACCTTCTAGAGCTTGGTATCAATGCAGTAGAATTGCTGCCCGTCTTTGAGTTTGATGAGTTCGAATTCCAGAGGCGTCCAAATCCCAGAGATCACATGGTAAACTagaaaagtatttttctttgttttttgtatcaAAGTTAATATTGAAGCTCTTCCTTCAGTACTGTGTATtcccaataaataaataaatgaagcgGCTTCTGCTCTTTATGCATGATCTCCGAAGAAATTCAGTGCATGATAACTGAATACATATTGGAAGcacaaatttattttgatatttagaGTTGATGTGCAAATATTAAAAGACCAACTATGTCTGGGATATGTATATTTCTTTGATCATTGAAGAAATTTTGAATATGTAACTTTGGTTTACCAAGTGGCTGCTATGTCATATATGACTAATGCTTGTATTTTTTCTTTCCAAGATTAATACGTGGGGTTATTCTacaataaatttcttttctccTATGAGTCGCTATGGTAGTGCTGGTGGAGGATCAGTTAATGCTTCTCGAGAGTTCAAAGAAATGGTTAAAGCCTTACATTCTTCTGGTATAGAGGTAGTAATGTTAATATTACACTATCACAACTTTTGAGTGGAAGTCTGCTTGACATtgttattttctgtttttgtcttatttatattatctcAAGTCTTATATACCGCTTGGCTCTTTCACTAAATCTTATCCATAAAACAGGTTATTTTGGATGTGGTCTACAATCATACTAATGAGGCTGATGATGCCAATCCTTACACTACCTCATTTCGTGGCATAGATAATAAGGTAATTTCAATTTGCAACTATTGTTTTGACAGATTGTGTTACTTGCATGTTATAATACTTGAAGTGAAGTTAACTCTTACGGTCcaattttaattatcttatGCATTAGTTAGTCCTATACACACTCTACTCTACAGTACATGGTGTGTGGAAAGAACTTCAGAGATATTTTTTCAgttaataataattgataagAATCCACAATAACATAAGTT
Encoded here:
- the LOC114162289 gene encoding isoamylase 3, chloroplastic isoform X1, with product MPLQPLLCGSKVASQSTLFASAFSARNNAGRCSFTGNSSVRGVRPVRFMKQASGSITSDEHGVFSETMDRSKHRTPNAYGGRAQEGVLEEESSKVIESRPSWKTFPGKAFPLGVSEVDSGINFSIFSRHATAVTLCLVLPERGSIDTLSGGMIEMVLDPGLNRTGDIWHIYIEDLPRSNVLYGYRIDGPQDWGEGHRFDSSVVLVDPYAKLVEGRRYFGDISMKLSKFLGTYDFDSLPFDWGENYKPPNISEKDLVIYEMNVRAFTNDESSGLDSSIRGSYLGVIEKIPHLLELGINAVELLPVFEFDEFEFQRRPNPRDHMINTWGYSTINFFSPMSRYGSAGGGSVNASREFKEMVKALHSSGIEVILDVVYNHTNEADDANPYTTSFRGIDNKVYYMLDNNGRLLNFSGCGNTLNCNHAVVMELILDSLRHWVTEYHVDGFRFDLASVLCRGIDGSPLNAPPIIRAIAKDAVLSRCKIIAEPWDCGGLYLVGSFPNWDRWAEWNGKYRDDVRKFIKGDYGVKGSFATRVAGSSDLYRVNRRRPYHSINFVIAHDGFTLRDLVSYNLKHNEANGEGGNDGSNDNFSWNCGFEGETDDASIRALRSRQMKNFHLALMISQGTPMMLMGDEYGHTRNGNNNSYGHDTAINNFLWDQLDARKSDHFRFFSKVIKYRHAHEVFSHESFLSKNDITWHEDNWDNHDSKFLAFTLHARSGADIYLAFNAHDYFIKALLPTPPQTRKWVRVVDTNLKSPDDFVLDGVHSIENTYNIAPYSSILLEAKFDFVLKG